A single window of Nomascus leucogenys isolate Asia chromosome 18, Asia_NLE_v1, whole genome shotgun sequence DNA harbors:
- the PCBD1 gene encoding pterin-4-alpha-carbinolamine dehydratase isoform X1 encodes MRGHGGLVALEQHSSQVSFPHPPPGARAGPLLCCKLGSFIRPFLVHRPSEQAGKAHRLSAEERDQLLPNLRAVGWNELEGRDAIFKQFHFKDFNRAFGFMTRVALQAEKLDHHPEWFNVYNKVHITLSTHECAGLSERDINLASFIEQVAVSMT; translated from the exons ATGCGCGGCCACGGGGGCTTGGTGGCGCTGGAGCAGCACTCCTCCCAGGTGagcttcccccacccaccccccggGGCGAGGGCGGGGCCTTTGCTCTGCTGTAAGCTCGGGAGCTTCATCAGACCATTTCTGGTCCACAGGCCTTCGGAGCAG GCTGGCAAAGCACACAGGCTGAGCGCTGAGGAGAGGGACCAGCTGCTGCCAAACCTGAGGGCCGTGGGGTGGAATGAGCTGGAAGGCCGCGATGCCATCTTCAAGCAGTTTCATTTCAAAGACTTCAACAGG GCCTTTGGGTTCATGACAAGAGTGGCCCTGCAGGCTGAGAAACTGGACCACCATCCTGAATGGTTTAACGTGTACAACAAG GTCCACATCACGCTGAGCACCCATGAATGTGCCGGCCTTTCAGAACGGGACATAAACCTGGCCAGCTTCATCGAACAAGTAGCAGTGTCCATGACATAG
- the PCBD1 gene encoding pterin-4-alpha-carbinolamine dehydratase isoform X2 translates to MLIITGGWPQRGPAPRRPPARPAAACPLRRPPAAARAMAGKAHRLSAEERDQLLPNLRAVGWNELEGRDAIFKQFHFKDFNRAFGFMTRVALQAEKLDHHPEWFNVYNKVHITLSTHECAGLSERDINLASFIEQVAVSMT, encoded by the exons ATGTTAATCATTACCGGAGGGTGGCCCCAGCGCGGCCCCGCCCCGCGACGGCCGCCTGCGCGCCCGGCTGCCGCCTGCCCTCTCCGCCGGCCACCTGCTGCTGCCCGCGCCATG GCTGGCAAAGCACACAGGCTGAGCGCTGAGGAGAGGGACCAGCTGCTGCCAAACCTGAGGGCCGTGGGGTGGAATGAGCTGGAAGGCCGCGATGCCATCTTCAAGCAGTTTCATTTCAAAGACTTCAACAGG GCCTTTGGGTTCATGACAAGAGTGGCCCTGCAGGCTGAGAAACTGGACCACCATCCTGAATGGTTTAACGTGTACAACAAG GTCCACATCACGCTGAGCACCCATGAATGTGCCGGCCTTTCAGAACGGGACATAAACCTGGCCAGCTTCATCGAACAAGTAGCAGTGTCCATGACATAG